Proteins encoded within one genomic window of Mycolicibacterium monacense:
- a CDS encoding P-II family nitrogen regulator, which translates to MKLITAIVKPFTLEDVKTGLEQTGILGMTVSEVQGYGRQKGHTEVYRGAEYSVDFVPKVRVEVIVDDSAVDKVVDVIVQAARTGKIGDGKVWVSPVDTVVRVRTGERGADAL; encoded by the coding sequence ATGAAGCTGATCACTGCGATCGTCAAGCCGTTCACGCTCGAGGACGTCAAGACCGGGCTCGAGCAGACGGGCATCCTCGGGATGACCGTCAGCGAGGTCCAGGGTTACGGCCGGCAGAAGGGCCACACCGAGGTGTACCGCGGGGCCGAGTACTCGGTCGATTTCGTACCCAAGGTGCGGGTCGAGGTGATCGTCGACGATTCGGCCGTCGACAAGGTCGTGGACGTCATCGTGCAGGCAGCCCGCACCGGCAAGATCGGTGACGGCAAGGTCTGGGTGAGTCCCGTCGACACCGTCGTGCGCGTGCGCACCGGCGAGCGGGGAGCAGACGCCCTCTGA
- a CDS encoding class I SAM-dependent methyltransferase: MSIRQRLLTTVAGQLGHPHGRLGGVVAGALNRGNGQAIATAVAAAQVPAGGVAADVGFGGGAGLRLLVDAVGTGGTVHGVEVSDDMLDRARRQFRSDIDSGRLRLAQGSLTAMPFGDATLDAVITVNTVYFVDDLDAVCTELARTLRPGGRAAIGVGDPEAMRRLPVTPYGFRLRPVADIVAALERAGLTVTVESRADGRLPRHTITAQRGA, from the coding sequence ATGTCTATACGTCAGCGACTCCTCACCACCGTGGCCGGACAGCTCGGCCACCCGCACGGGCGCCTCGGCGGCGTCGTCGCCGGAGCCCTGAACCGAGGTAACGGCCAGGCGATCGCGACGGCGGTGGCCGCCGCGCAGGTGCCTGCCGGCGGGGTCGCCGCCGATGTCGGCTTCGGGGGCGGCGCGGGCCTGCGCCTGCTCGTCGACGCCGTCGGCACCGGCGGCACGGTGCACGGTGTCGAGGTCTCCGACGACATGCTGGACCGGGCGCGGCGACAGTTCCGCAGCGACATCGACAGCGGCCGGCTCCGACTGGCACAGGGTTCGCTGACCGCGATGCCGTTCGGCGACGCCACCCTCGACGCGGTGATCACCGTCAACACCGTGTACTTCGTCGACGATCTGGACGCGGTGTGCACCGAACTCGCGCGGACACTGCGCCCCGGCGGCCGGGCCGCCATCGGCGTGGGCGATCCGGAGGCGATGCGCCGGCTGCCCGTGACGCCGTACGGCTTCCGGCTGCGTCCGGTCGCCGACATCGTCGCCGCGCTGGAACGGGCCGGGTTGACGGTCACCGTGGAGAGCCGCGCCGACGGCCGCCTCCCCCGCCACACGATCACCGCCCAGCGCGGGGCGTGA
- the ffh gene encoding signal recognition particle protein: MFESLSDRLTGALQGLRNKGRLTDADIDATAREIRLALLEADVSLPVVRAFVARIKERAKGAEVSAALNPAQQVVKIVNEELIGILGGETRPLVFAKTPPTVIMLAGLQGSGKTTLAGKLAKWLRGQGHTPLLVACDLQRPGAVNQLQIVGERAGVSVFAPHPGTAPGAPEVKGTADPVAVAAAGLAEAKAKHFDVVVVDTAGRLGIDEELMNQAAAIRDAVDPDEVLFVLDAMIGQDAVTTAEAFREGVGFTGVVLTKLDGDARGGAALSVREVTGVPILFASSGEKLEDFDVFHPDRMASRILGMGDVLSLIEAAEQHFDAEQAEATAAKIGSGELTLEDFLEQMLAIRKMGPIGNLLGMLPGAGQMKDALAAVDDSQLDRVQAIIRGMTPAERADPKIINASRRLRIANGSGVSVSEVNQLVDRFFEARKMMSQMAGQMGMPFGRGKNTRKNAKGKGKKGKKAGRGPTPPKNRNPLGAGMPGMPAGFPDLSNMPKGLDELPPGLADFDLSKLKFPKN; this comes from the coding sequence GTGTTCGAATCCTTGTCCGACCGGTTGACCGGTGCCCTGCAGGGGCTGCGCAACAAAGGCCGGTTGACCGACGCCGACATCGACGCGACTGCCCGGGAGATCCGGCTGGCGCTGCTGGAGGCCGACGTCTCCCTGCCCGTGGTGCGTGCGTTCGTCGCGCGCATCAAGGAACGCGCCAAGGGCGCCGAGGTCTCGGCCGCGCTGAACCCCGCCCAGCAGGTCGTCAAGATCGTCAACGAGGAGCTCATCGGCATCCTCGGCGGGGAGACCCGCCCGCTGGTGTTCGCCAAGACCCCGCCGACGGTCATCATGCTCGCCGGCCTGCAGGGTTCCGGTAAGACGACGCTGGCCGGAAAGCTCGCGAAGTGGCTGCGCGGTCAGGGCCACACCCCGCTGCTGGTGGCCTGCGACCTGCAGCGTCCCGGTGCGGTGAACCAGCTTCAGATCGTCGGCGAGCGCGCGGGTGTGTCGGTGTTCGCACCGCACCCCGGCACCGCGCCCGGCGCACCGGAGGTGAAGGGCACCGCCGACCCGGTCGCGGTCGCCGCGGCGGGCCTCGCCGAAGCGAAGGCCAAACACTTCGACGTCGTCGTCGTCGACACGGCGGGCCGCCTGGGCATCGACGAGGAGCTGATGAATCAGGCGGCCGCGATCCGCGACGCCGTCGACCCCGACGAGGTGCTGTTCGTCCTCGACGCGATGATCGGCCAGGACGCGGTCACCACCGCCGAGGCGTTCCGCGAGGGTGTCGGGTTCACCGGCGTCGTGCTGACCAAACTCGACGGTGACGCCCGTGGCGGTGCCGCGCTGTCGGTCCGCGAGGTCACCGGCGTGCCGATCCTGTTCGCGTCCAGCGGTGAGAAGCTCGAGGACTTCGACGTCTTCCACCCCGACCGGATGGCCAGCCGCATCCTCGGCATGGGCGACGTGCTGTCGCTCATCGAGGCGGCCGAGCAGCACTTCGACGCCGAGCAGGCCGAGGCGACCGCGGCCAAGATCGGCAGCGGCGAGCTCACCCTCGAGGACTTCCTCGAGCAGATGCTGGCCATCCGCAAGATGGGCCCCATCGGCAACCTGCTGGGCATGCTCCCCGGCGCGGGCCAGATGAAGGACGCCCTCGCCGCCGTCGACGACAGCCAACTCGACCGGGTGCAGGCGATCATCCGCGGTATGACACCGGCCGAACGCGCCGATCCGAAGATCATCAACGCCTCCCGGCGGTTGCGGATCGCCAACGGTTCGGGCGTGAGCGTGTCGGAGGTCAACCAGCTCGTCGACCGGTTCTTCGAGGCCCGCAAGATGATGTCGCAGATGGCGGGCCAGATGGGCATGCCGTTCGGGCGTGGCAAGAACACCCGCAAGAACGCCAAGGGCAAGGGCAAGAAGGGGAAGAAGGCCGGACGGGGCCCGACGCCGCCGAAGAACCGCAACCCGCTCGGTGCGGGTATGCCGGGCATGCCCGCCGGGTTCCCCGACCTGTCCAACATGCCGAAGGGGCTCGACGAGCTCCCACCCGGGCTGGCCGATTTCGACCTGAGCAAGCTGAAGTTCCCCAAGAACTGA
- a CDS encoding D-alanyl-D-alanine carboxypeptidase family protein, whose protein sequence is MGRLVSLFAIVLAALGVVAAPVAAADIDIQPVGSVPIPAGPAEAWIVADMDTGQVLAGRNDTTRYAPASTIKTLLAQVVLDEVPLDTTIAAEEADTRVECNCAGVAPGHVYTARQLLEALLLVSGNDAANTLARMLGGMDSAVAKMNAKAAQLGAHGTNVVTPSGLDGPGMPFWSTAHDLAVIFRAAMANPVFVQITAMPSTVFPTKAGEAVLVNQNELLHRYPGAIGGKTGFTDIARKTFVGAAQRDGRRLVVVLMHGLVKEGGPTYWDQAAGLLDWGFGLDRGASVGTL, encoded by the coding sequence ATGGGGAGGCTCGTCAGTCTGTTCGCAATCGTCCTGGCCGCACTCGGCGTCGTCGCCGCGCCCGTCGCCGCCGCCGACATCGACATCCAGCCGGTGGGGTCGGTACCGATCCCCGCCGGTCCGGCGGAGGCGTGGATCGTGGCGGACATGGACACCGGTCAGGTGCTGGCCGGCCGCAACGACACCACGCGTTACGCCCCCGCGAGCACGATCAAGACACTGCTGGCGCAGGTGGTGCTCGACGAGGTGCCGCTGGACACGACGATCGCCGCCGAGGAGGCCGACACCAGGGTGGAGTGCAACTGCGCCGGGGTGGCGCCCGGCCACGTCTACACGGCCCGCCAACTGCTCGAGGCGCTGCTGCTGGTGTCGGGCAATGACGCCGCCAACACCCTGGCTCGCATGCTCGGCGGCATGGACTCCGCCGTGGCGAAGATGAACGCCAAGGCCGCCCAACTGGGCGCCCACGGCACCAACGTGGTGACTCCGTCCGGCCTGGACGGACCCGGGATGCCGTTCTGGTCCACCGCCCACGATCTGGCGGTGATCTTCCGGGCGGCGATGGCCAACCCGGTGTTCGTGCAGATCACCGCGATGCCGTCGACGGTCTTCCCGACCAAGGCCGGGGAGGCCGTCCTGGTCAACCAGAACGAGCTGCTGCACCGCTACCCCGGCGCCATCGGCGGCAAGACGGGGTTCACCGACATCGCCCGCAAGACCTTCGTCGGCGCGGCGCAGCGCGACGGCCGACGGTTGGTGGTCGTGCTGATGCACGGGCTGGTCAAAGAGGGCGGCCCCACCTACTGGGATCAGGCGGCCGGCCTGCTCGACTGGGGCTTCGGGCTCGACCGCGGCGCGAGCGTCGGAACCCTGTAG
- a CDS encoding [protein-PII] uridylyltransferase, which yields MTQQQPGSRPDPAAGAPRWTAPAAGSARPATDLVKATQQLLNGGPRPLDTAALRDALLDLYEFWLGTKANEIGITATSGFAIVATGGLGRGEMLPYSDLDLMLLHDNMPADVVSQVAELLWYPLWDANIRLDHSVRTVPEALKVAGDDISAGLAMLEVRHIAGDADLSNLLVGGARRQWRTGIAPRFGELVEHTQARWNRSGEIAHRAEPDLKSGRGGLRDVQLLNALAIAQLADVYPSPALASPTGTLGGAHLALLNVRTELHRVSGRGRDLLLAQYADEIGAALRIGDRFDLARMLSDAARTISYYVDAGLRTASNALPRRGFAALRRPVRRPLDEGVVEYAGEVILARDARPERDPGLILRVAAASATTGLPMAVSTLSRLAETAPELRTPWPREALKDLLVMLGAGPAVVSTIEALDRTGLWGRLFPEWGAVRDLPPRDVVHIWTVDRHSVETVSRASAFTTRVARPDLLVLGALCHDIGKGRGGDHSVIGAELAEQIGTRLGLWPSDIDLLSKMVRYHLLLPDTATRRDLQDAKTIDGVVDKLGGDLVLLELMHALAEADSLATGPGVWGDWKASLIGDLVRRCRLVMAGEPLPHPDPIDPRHLELAAEVGVHVELTPSDSPHIHQVTMIAPDRRGLLSKAAGVLALNSLRVHSASVNSHQGSAINTFVVSPHFGAPPAAGLLRQQFMLALDGELDVLAAVERREREAAQYGTSRAGEILAAVPANHVPAPPRVLWSSGPSPSEVVVQIRTIDRVGLLARLTAVFERDGVDIAWAKVTTLGSSVVDVFGIAVPALATGTDADRQSIRAELERDLYAVLPTPPPPPKPAEQAS from the coding sequence ATGACACAACAACAACCGGGTAGCAGACCGGACCCGGCTGCCGGCGCCCCCAGATGGACGGCGCCGGCAGCGGGTTCGGCCCGCCCCGCCACCGATCTCGTCAAGGCGACACAGCAACTGCTGAACGGCGGGCCGCGTCCACTCGACACCGCGGCGCTGCGGGACGCGCTGTTGGATCTGTACGAATTCTGGCTCGGCACAAAGGCGAACGAGATCGGGATCACCGCCACCAGCGGGTTCGCGATCGTCGCCACGGGCGGGCTCGGCCGCGGCGAGATGTTGCCCTACTCCGATCTCGACCTCATGCTGCTGCACGACAACATGCCCGCCGACGTGGTGAGTCAGGTCGCCGAACTGCTGTGGTATCCGTTGTGGGACGCCAACATTCGGCTCGACCACAGCGTGCGGACGGTGCCCGAGGCGCTCAAGGTCGCCGGCGACGACATCTCGGCCGGGTTGGCGATGCTCGAGGTGCGTCACATCGCCGGGGACGCGGACCTGTCGAACCTGCTCGTCGGTGGGGCCCGCAGGCAGTGGCGCACCGGGATCGCCCCGCGCTTCGGCGAACTCGTCGAGCACACCCAGGCGCGCTGGAACCGCAGCGGTGAGATCGCCCACCGCGCCGAACCCGACCTCAAATCCGGCCGCGGCGGCCTGCGCGACGTACAACTGCTCAACGCGCTGGCCATCGCGCAGCTGGCCGACGTGTATCCCAGCCCGGCGCTGGCGTCGCCGACGGGCACGCTCGGTGGCGCGCACCTGGCGCTGCTCAACGTGCGCACCGAACTGCACCGGGTCTCGGGCCGCGGCCGCGATCTGCTGTTGGCGCAGTACGCCGACGAGATCGGCGCGGCGCTACGCATCGGGGACCGATTCGATCTGGCCCGCATGCTCTCCGACGCGGCCCGGACCATCAGCTACTACGTCGACGCCGGGCTGCGCACGGCCTCCAACGCGCTGCCGCGGCGCGGGTTCGCCGCGTTGCGCCGGCCGGTGCGCCGGCCCCTGGACGAGGGCGTCGTCGAGTACGCGGGCGAGGTCATCCTGGCCCGCGACGCCCGTCCGGAGCGGGACCCCGGGCTGATCCTGCGGGTGGCGGCGGCCTCGGCCACCACCGGGCTGCCGATGGCGGTGTCGACGCTGAGCCGGCTCGCCGAGACCGCACCCGAACTGCGCACACCGTGGCCGCGTGAGGCGCTCAAGGATCTGCTCGTGATGCTGGGTGCCGGTCCGGCGGTGGTGTCCACCATCGAGGCGCTCGACCGCACCGGGTTGTGGGGACGGCTCTTCCCCGAATGGGGTGCGGTGCGCGACCTGCCGCCGCGTGACGTCGTGCACATCTGGACCGTCGACCGTCATTCCGTCGAAACCGTCTCGCGGGCAAGCGCATTCACCACCCGTGTCGCACGCCCGGACCTGTTGGTGCTCGGGGCGCTGTGTCATGACATCGGCAAGGGTCGCGGCGGGGACCACAGCGTGATCGGCGCCGAACTCGCCGAGCAGATCGGCACCCGGCTGGGATTGTGGCCCTCGGACATCGACCTGCTGTCGAAGATGGTCCGCTACCACCTCCTGCTCCCGGACACCGCGACGCGGCGGGACCTGCAGGATGCCAAGACCATCGACGGGGTGGTCGACAAACTCGGCGGGGATCTGGTCCTGCTGGAACTGATGCACGCGCTGGCCGAGGCGGATTCGCTGGCCACCGGCCCGGGCGTGTGGGGTGACTGGAAGGCCTCGCTGATCGGGGACCTGGTGCGGCGGTGCCGGCTGGTGATGGCGGGCGAACCGCTGCCGCATCCGGATCCGATCGACCCACGGCACCTGGAGCTGGCTGCCGAGGTGGGCGTCCACGTCGAGCTCACCCCGTCCGACAGCCCCCACATCCACCAGGTGACGATGATCGCCCCGGACCGGCGCGGACTGCTGTCCAAGGCCGCGGGCGTGCTGGCCCTGAACTCGCTGCGCGTGCACTCCGCATCGGTGAACAGCCATCAGGGTTCGGCCATCAACACCTTCGTGGTGTCGCCGCACTTCGGTGCGCCGCCCGCGGCCGGCCTGCTGCGCCAGCAGTTCATGCTCGCCCTCGACGGGGAACTCGACGTGCTCGCGGCGGTGGAGCGTCGCGAACGCGAGGCCGCCCAGTACGGCACGTCGCGGGCCGGGGAGATCCTGGCCGCGGTCCCGGCGAACCACGTCCCGGCCCCGCCCCGGGTCCTGTGGTCGTCGGGTCCCTCACCGAGCGAGGTCGTCGTGCAGATCCGCACCATCGACCGCGTCGGACTGCTCGCGCGGCTGACCGCGGTGTTCGAACGCGACGGGGTGGACATCGCGTGGGCGAAGGTCACCACGCTGGGATCGTCGGTGGTCGACGTCTTCGGTATCGCCGTGCCCGCGCTGGCCACCGGCACCGACGCCGACCGTCAGAGCATCCGGGCCGAACTCGAACGTGACCTCTACGCGGTGCTGCCCACCCCGCCGCCGCCCCCCAAGCCGGCCGAACAGGCGAGCTGA
- a CDS encoding RNA-binding protein has translation MSSVVVDAVEHLVRGIVDNPDDVRVDMVTNRRGRTVEVHVHPEDLGKVIGRGGRTATALRTLVAGIGGRGIRVDVVDTDQ, from the coding sequence GTGAGCTCAGTCGTCGTCGACGCAGTCGAACACCTCGTCCGCGGAATCGTGGACAATCCCGACGATGTGCGGGTGGACATGGTGACCAACCGGCGCGGGCGGACAGTCGAGGTGCATGTGCATCCCGAGGATCTCGGCAAGGTCATCGGTCGCGGCGGTCGCACTGCGACGGCGCTGCGCACCCTGGTCGCCGGTATCGGCGGTCGGGGTATCCGCGTCGACGTGGTGGACACCGACCAGTAG
- the trmD gene encoding tRNA (guanosine(37)-N1)-methyltransferase TrmD — MRIDVITIFPRYLDPLRESLPGKAIESGRIQLGVHDLRAWTHDVHRSVDDAPYGGGPGMVMKAPVWGAALDDVCTDDTLLVVPTPAGRLFDQATAARWSTERHLVFACGRYEGIDQRVVDDAARRMRVAEVSIGDYVLNGGESATLVMVEAVVRLLPEVLGNPASHADDSHSAGLLEGPSYTRPPSWRGLDVPAVLLSGDHAKVAAWRHEQALTRTRDRRPDLLGDN, encoded by the coding sequence GTGCGAATTGACGTCATCACGATCTTCCCGCGCTACCTCGATCCGCTTCGAGAATCGTTGCCCGGCAAGGCGATCGAGTCCGGCCGCATCCAACTCGGGGTCCACGACCTGCGCGCGTGGACCCACGATGTGCACCGTTCGGTCGACGATGCGCCCTACGGCGGCGGGCCGGGGATGGTGATGAAGGCGCCGGTGTGGGGTGCCGCACTCGACGACGTCTGCACCGACGACACGCTGCTGGTGGTGCCGACCCCGGCGGGGCGGCTCTTCGATCAGGCCACCGCTGCGCGGTGGAGCACCGAACGGCATCTGGTGTTCGCCTGCGGGCGCTACGAGGGCATCGATCAGCGGGTCGTCGACGACGCCGCCCGGCGGATGCGTGTGGCGGAGGTCTCGATCGGCGATTACGTGCTCAACGGCGGCGAATCCGCGACGCTGGTGATGGTCGAGGCGGTCGTGCGGTTGCTGCCGGAGGTGCTCGGCAACCCCGCCTCACACGCCGACGACTCGCACTCCGCGGGCCTGCTCGAGGGGCCGAGTTACACGCGGCCGCCGAGTTGGCGCGGGCTGGACGTACCCGCCGTGCTGCTGTCCGGTGATCACGCGAAGGTCGCGGCCTGGCGGCACGAGCAGGCGCTCACCCGGACCCGGGACAGGCGCCCGGACCTGTTGGGCGACAACTAG
- a CDS encoding amidohydrolase family protein translates to MPALHVRGRGLPDGQPVEWWVVDEGSAEDGRSRGVLRSEPVRGAETVWDGGWIVPGLVDAHCHVGLGPVPGGAVGIDEAAAQAETERAVGALLLRDCGSPTDTRSLDDRDDLPRIIRAGRHVAKPKRYLAGYAVDVEDESQLPGIVAEQARRGDGWVKLVGDWIDRSIGDLAPLWDDEILEQAIAAAHANGARVTAHVFGEDALPGLINAGIDCIEHGTGLTDDTIELMVERGTALVPTLINLENFPGIADQAAKYPTYAAHMRDLYQRSYARVAAAREAGVPIYAGTDAGSTIAHGRIGDEIDALRGIGMSATDALGAACWDARTWLGRPGLVDGAPADLVCYDEDPRLGSAVVNEPGLVILRGRVF, encoded by the coding sequence ATGCCCGCACTGCACGTGCGCGGCCGCGGTCTGCCCGACGGGCAGCCGGTCGAGTGGTGGGTGGTCGATGAGGGCTCGGCCGAAGACGGTAGGTCCCGCGGGGTGCTGCGGTCCGAACCGGTGCGCGGCGCCGAGACGGTCTGGGACGGTGGTTGGATCGTGCCCGGCCTGGTCGACGCGCACTGCCATGTCGGGCTCGGACCGGTGCCCGGGGGTGCGGTCGGCATCGACGAGGCGGCCGCGCAGGCCGAGACCGAACGGGCCGTCGGCGCGTTGCTGCTGCGTGACTGCGGGTCGCCCACCGACACCCGCAGCCTCGACGACCGCGACGACCTGCCGCGGATCATCCGCGCCGGCCGGCACGTGGCCAAGCCCAAGCGTTACCTCGCCGGCTACGCGGTCGACGTCGAGGACGAATCGCAGCTCCCCGGCATCGTCGCCGAGCAGGCCCGCCGCGGTGACGGCTGGGTGAAGCTGGTCGGCGACTGGATCGACCGGTCGATCGGCGACCTGGCGCCGCTGTGGGACGACGAGATTCTCGAACAGGCCATCGCGGCCGCCCATGCCAACGGCGCCCGGGTGACCGCGCACGTCTTCGGCGAGGACGCGCTGCCCGGTCTGATCAACGCCGGGATCGATTGCATCGAGCACGGCACCGGCCTGACCGACGACACGATCGAGTTGATGGTCGAGCGTGGGACCGCGCTGGTGCCGACGCTGATCAACCTCGAGAACTTTCCCGGGATCGCCGACCAGGCGGCCAAGTACCCGACCTACGCCGCCCACATGCGCGACCTCTACCAGCGCAGCTATGCGCGCGTGGCGGCCGCGCGGGAGGCCGGTGTGCCGATCTACGCCGGCACCGACGCCGGCAGCACGATCGCCCACGGGCGCATCGGCGACGAGATCGACGCGCTGCGGGGCATCGGGATGAGCGCGACGGATGCGTTGGGCGCGGCGTGCTGGGATGCGCGCACCTGGCTGGGCCGGCCGGGGCTGGTCGACGGCGCCCCCGCCGATCTGGTGTGTTACGACGAGGATCCGCGCCTCGGCTCCGCGGTGGTCAACGAGCCGGGGCTGGTCATCCTGCGGGGCCGGGTCTTCTAG
- a CDS encoding nuclear transport factor 2 family protein, whose translation MLSLAEISDRLEIQQLMVDYSSAIDQRRFDDLDRVFTPDAYIDYRATGGVDGSYPEVKKWLAEVLPNFPAYSHLVGNFDVRVSGDTATSRAICFNPMVMGEQVYFVGIWYVDEFVRTAEGWRMTRRVEEKCFDKLV comes from the coding sequence ATGTTGAGCCTGGCGGAAATCTCGGACCGGCTGGAGATCCAGCAGCTGATGGTCGACTACTCCTCGGCCATCGACCAGCGCCGGTTCGACGACCTCGACCGGGTGTTCACCCCGGACGCCTATATCGACTACCGGGCCACCGGCGGGGTGGACGGTTCCTACCCCGAGGTGAAGAAGTGGCTGGCCGAGGTGTTGCCCAACTTCCCGGCCTACTCCCACCTGGTGGGCAATTTCGACGTCCGGGTGTCCGGTGACACCGCGACGTCGCGTGCGATCTGCTTCAACCCGATGGTGATGGGTGAGCAGGTCTACTTCGTCGGCATCTGGTACGTCGACGAGTTCGTCCGCACCGCCGAGGGCTGGCGGATGACGCGGCGCGTCGAGGAGAAGTGCTTCGACAAGCTGGTGTGA
- the rpsP gene encoding 30S ribosomal protein S16 → MAVKIKLTRLGKIRNPQYRIVVADARTRRDGRSIEVIGRYHPKEEPSLIELNSERAQYWLGVGAQPTEPVLQLLKITGDWQKFKGLPGAEGTLKVKEPKPSKLDLFNAALAEAEGGPSNEATQPKKKKAPAKKAASDIEATADPAGNADKSEPAAEGEDATVAGATEG, encoded by the coding sequence ATGGCTGTCAAGATCAAGCTGACCCGTTTGGGCAAGATCCGCAACCCCCAGTACCGCATCGTCGTCGCCGACGCGCGCACCCGCCGCGATGGTCGCTCGATCGAGGTCATCGGCCGTTACCACCCGAAGGAAGAGCCGAGCCTGATCGAGCTCAACTCGGAGCGGGCCCAGTACTGGCTCGGTGTCGGCGCCCAGCCCACCGAACCCGTCCTCCAGCTGCTCAAGATCACCGGCGACTGGCAGAAGTTCAAGGGTCTGCCCGGCGCGGAGGGCACGCTGAAGGTCAAGGAGCCCAAGCCCAGCAAGCTCGACCTGTTCAACGCAGCGCTGGCCGAGGCCGAGGGCGGGCCCAGCAATGAGGCCACCCAGCCCAAGAAGAAGAAGGCCCCCGCCAAGAAGGCGGCTTCCGACATCGAGGCGACCGCTGATCCCGCGGGCAACGCGGACAAGTCCGAGCCCGCCGCTGAGGGCGAAGACGCCACGGTCGCCGGCGCCACTGAAGGCTGA
- a CDS encoding D-alanyl-D-alanine carboxypeptidase family protein, with product MTMSSVGVVTRTPAALAQPQPAGAVALPEGPAQAWLLADLDSGRVLASRNPYEPHAPASTIKVLLAMVVLDHLSPDNFARANRSHTEVECSCVGLTPGQPYTTRQLLSALLMVSGNDAANMLADMLGGQRAAVAAMNRKAALVGAKSTRASSPSGLDGPGWESITTPHDLAVMLRAALNYPLIAQIMRSPTAPFPGKTLTNQNELLSRYPGDIAGKTGFTNLARKTYVGAAQRGNRRLAVVQMYGTGDLYGQAIGLFDYGFSQP from the coding sequence ATGACCATGTCGTCGGTCGGCGTGGTGACGCGAACGCCTGCCGCGCTCGCCCAACCGCAACCGGCGGGCGCCGTCGCGCTGCCCGAGGGACCGGCGCAGGCGTGGCTGCTCGCCGACCTCGATTCGGGCCGAGTCCTGGCCAGCCGCAACCCCTATGAACCCCACGCCCCCGCGAGCACGATCAAGGTGCTGCTCGCCATGGTGGTGCTCGACCACCTCTCCCCCGACAACTTCGCCAGAGCCAACAGATCCCACACCGAGGTCGAGTGTTCCTGCGTCGGGCTCACCCCGGGCCAGCCCTACACCACCCGCCAGCTGCTCTCGGCGCTGCTCATGGTGTCGGGCAACGACGCCGCCAACATGCTCGCCGACATGCTGGGCGGCCAGCGCGCCGCGGTCGCGGCGATGAACCGCAAGGCCGCCCTCGTCGGCGCCAAGTCGACCAGGGCATCGTCACCGTCGGGCCTCGACGGGCCCGGCTGGGAGTCGATCACCACCCCGCACGATCTGGCCGTGATGTTGCGGGCAGCGCTGAACTATCCGCTGATCGCGCAGATCATGCGGTCACCGACGGCGCCGTTCCCCGGCAAGACCCTCACGAACCAGAACGAACTCCTGAGCCGCTACCCGGGCGACATCGCCGGTAAGACCGGCTTCACGAACCTGGCCCGCAAGACCTATGTCGGTGCGGCGCAACGCGGCAACCGCCGCCTCGCGGTCGTGCAGATGTACGGCACCGGCGACCTCTACGGTCAGGCCATCGGGTTGTTCGACTACGGCTTCAGCCAGCCCTAG
- the rimM gene encoding ribosome maturation factor RimM (Essential for efficient processing of 16S rRNA), protein MDLVIGRVAKAHGVTGELVVEVRTDDPDARFVPGARLRGRAPRGGAERAFVVESVRPHGGRLLLRLDGVADRTAADALRGTVFLVDSADLPPIEEPDEYYDHQLEGLLVRTVDGVDVGTVAEVLHTAAGELLSVKTPEGAEILVPFVTAIVPRVSLADGLVEIDPPEGLLDLE, encoded by the coding sequence ATGGACCTCGTAATCGGGCGGGTCGCCAAGGCGCACGGCGTCACCGGTGAACTGGTCGTCGAGGTCCGCACCGACGACCCCGACGCCCGGTTCGTGCCGGGCGCGCGGTTGCGCGGCCGGGCCCCCAGGGGTGGCGCCGAACGTGCGTTCGTCGTCGAATCCGTTCGCCCGCACGGCGGTCGGTTGCTGCTGCGCCTCGACGGGGTGGCCGACCGGACCGCCGCCGACGCCCTGCGCGGGACGGTGTTCCTCGTCGACAGCGCGGATCTGCCGCCCATCGAGGAGCCCGACGAGTATTACGACCACCAACTCGAAGGGCTGCTCGTGCGGACCGTCGACGGGGTGGACGTCGGCACGGTGGCCGAGGTGCTGCACACCGCGGCCGGCGAACTGCTGTCGGTGAAGACGCCCGAGGGCGCCGAGATTCTCGTGCCGTTCGTCACCGCGATCGTGCCGCGGGTGTCACTGGCCGACGGCCTGGTGGAGATCGATCCGCCCGAGGGTCTGCTGGACCTGGAGTGA